In Novipirellula artificiosorum, the genomic window GCATCCAGTGCCGGACCGGGAGGCAGCGCGGCTACCGAAGAAGGTGGTGGCGCGGGAGATGCCGTTAATCCCGGCGCGCCGTTGTCCCAGATTCAATTTCAAAATGTGTTTGTCCCCGAGTCCTATGAGGCATCCGGCTATTCCAACCAGTTTATTGTCCAACCTGTGTTTTCGGTCAATCGAAAACCGGGATCCTTTTTCGAATACCACGTGGTTCGCCCCACGCTGCCAATTCTCGAACCCAATCCAGACCCGGATGGTCCTATCGGAGAGATTGGAGGGATTGGCGATTTGACGTTGATCGATGTCTACGTTCACGAAACGAAAAAGAAGGGGCTGATCTGGGGTGCCGGCCCTGTCATCAATTTTCCGACCTCCAGCAATCGCCAAACCGGATTGGGCGAATGGCAATTGGGGCCTACTTTCGCAGTGGTGGATTCGTCCAAAAAGAATTGGGTGTTTGCGGCGTTGTTCGAAGCGCCTTTTTCCCTGGAAAGCGACGCCTACAATATCTTGTTTAATCCAGGTGTGACACGTCTATTACCCAATGATTCCTAGATTGGCACGGGTGACCTGCTGATGAAGTTGGACGACCAGGACGGGAACTACAACATTCCACTCAGCTTTCGTGTTGGCAAAGTTTTTAAGTTCGGCAAGCAACCGATCAATATCTTTATTCAACCCCAATACACACCGAGTGGATTCACTTCTCAAGCTTCAGCAGCACAATACGGCCTCAAGCTAAATTGCACTTTCCTGTTGCCCGGTGCTGAGTTTGGTTATTCGAAAGAGAAAGCCGCCAAGCGATGTGGTCGGCATTGTCACGGCTGCCGCCATTGTCGCTGAGATTTGGGATTTTAGGTGAGCTGTTCGGCGATGACTCCAAGCTTCTGCAGGCCGATGATGACGAGCTGAACGGCCAGCGAACACAATAGCAGGCCAATGATCCGCAACGTCACCTTCAACGCGGCGGGAGGCACTTTGCCGAGAATCTTCTCAGCCGCCAGCAGGAACAGGACGTTAATCAGCATGATAGCGAGCACCAGACCGAGCAGCAGCGCCGTTCCACTGATCCCTGGCAGCGTCGCTTCAATAGACACGATGGCGACCAGGCCTTGGGGAGACGCCATCAACGGCACGGCCAGCGGATAGGTGGCAATTTCGATCGAGGGCGGTTGCGATGGGCTGTCCGTTTCTTTTTGCTTATCTTCGCCAATCACCATCGGCAGTGCGAATGCGAACAGGATGAGTCCACCGGCGATCAACAGTGCAGGAATCGAAATCTTCAACGCGCCGAGAATGACTGATCCCAGCACGACAAAGATACAGCAGACGATGGCGGAAACGAGCACCGTTCTGAGGGCGATCTGTCGCTTCAGCTTAGCATCGGCGGACTTC contains:
- a CDS encoding MarC family protein; the protein is MDIASIAILLLATIGPTRAAIVFVGMTKSADAKLKRQIALRTVLVSAIVCCIFVVLGSVILGALKISIPALLIAGGLILFAFALPMVIGEDKQKETDSPSQPPSIEIATYPLAVPLMASPQGLVAIVSIEATLPGISGTALLLGLVLAIMLINVLFLLAAEKILGKVPPAALKVTLRIIGLLLCSLAVQLVIIGLQKLGVIAEQLT